From Desulfuromonas soudanensis, the proteins below share one genomic window:
- a CDS encoding alpha-ketoacid dehydrogenase subunit beta: MPEITCREALNQALHEEMERDETVFVLGEDVGLYEGSFKVTKGLLAKFGDKRVIDTPISEAGIVGMACGAAMTGLRPIVELMTINFSIVALDQIMNHAAVARYMFGGQVAVPLTIRTPGGAGHQLGAQHSHSLEALFLHCPGLRVIVPSVPADAKGLLKSAIRSQDPVMFIEHEGLYAVKGEVPAGEYTIPLGRADIKREGRDLTLVTLSRMVYVCLEAAEELAKEGIEVEVLDLRALNPLDMKAVLDSVRKTRRAVTVEESWLTGGWGGEIAARIMEEAFDDLDAPVLRVGGADVPMPYNKALEKAAIPDAAQVAARVRELF; encoded by the coding sequence ATGCCCGAAATCACCTGCCGAGAGGCACTCAATCAGGCCCTGCACGAGGAGATGGAACGGGACGAAACCGTCTTTGTCCTCGGCGAGGATGTCGGTCTCTACGAAGGGTCCTTCAAGGTCACCAAGGGTCTTCTGGCCAAGTTCGGCGATAAACGGGTGATCGATACCCCCATCTCCGAGGCCGGTATCGTCGGCATGGCCTGCGGCGCGGCGATGACCGGACTGCGCCCCATCGTCGAACTGATGACCATCAACTTCTCCATCGTCGCCCTGGATCAGATCATGAACCATGCGGCGGTCGCCCGCTACATGTTCGGCGGCCAGGTGGCGGTCCCCCTCACCATTCGCACCCCGGGGGGTGCCGGTCACCAGCTCGGCGCCCAGCACAGCCATTCCCTCGAAGCCCTCTTCCTGCACTGTCCCGGCCTGCGGGTGATCGTCCCTTCGGTCCCGGCCGACGCCAAGGGGCTCCTCAAGAGCGCCATCCGCTCTCAGGATCCGGTGATGTTCATCGAACACGAGGGACTCTACGCCGTGAAGGGGGAGGTCCCCGCCGGGGAATACACCATCCCCCTCGGCCGGGCGGACATCAAGCGGGAGGGGCGCGACCTGACCCTGGTCACCCTTTCGCGGATGGTTTATGTCTGTCTGGAGGCGGCCGAAGAGTTGGCCAAAGAGGGGATCGAGGTCGAAGTCCTCGATCTGCGCGCCCTCAACCCACTCGACATGAAGGCCGTCCTCGACTCGGTGCGCAAGACCCGCCGGGCGGTGACGGTGGAAGAATCCTGGCTCACCGGCGGGTGGGGAGGGGAAATCGCCGCCCGCATCATGGAGGAGGCGTTCGACGATCTCGATGCCCCGGTGCTGCGGGTCGGCGGGGCCGATGTCCCCATGCCCTACAACAAGGCGCTGGAAAAGGCGGCCATTCCCGATGCCGCGCAGGTCGCGGCCCGGGTCCGGGAACTGTTTTAG
- a CDS encoding dihydrolipoamide acetyltransferase family protein: protein MKTKITEGIAAMPMEITMPKLSDTMEEGTVLKWHIKGGDRVARGDIIAEVETDKAAMEMEAFENGVVKALKVEEGETVKVGTVIALLEGEGETEGESKKTSDKGGDKGGEGERGEKENGEPEAHGKKEVKDAGAKKAKEEEEVGQEKEEEEDEGEEEDEGERGEGDEPEKEPSTPTPRRSVRAAASPAARQRARERELDIEKIRGTGPGGRIVLSDVEGVSRRTPEGEAVQTPAAREKGGKKSVKIRRIVARKMVESWQSIPHFFVTVAVDMTDVIRFRKDLRFSINDFVVAAAARALGEHPWVNSHWVDGEAVEQPGIHIALAVATDRGLYNPVLRDCGTLSLKEISGRTRELVDRAHRGELRGEDMADGTFTISNMGMLGVESFSAIITPPQAAVLAVGTVKGEIILDEHEEPSIAPMLRLTLSADHRILDGADAAEFLTAVKSYLEAPITLVSCEYGNERS, encoded by the coding sequence ATGAAAACCAAAATTACTGAGGGGATTGCCGCAATGCCGATGGAAATCACCATGCCCAAGCTCAGCGACACCATGGAAGAGGGGACGGTCCTCAAGTGGCACATCAAGGGTGGGGACAGGGTCGCCCGGGGGGACATCATCGCCGAGGTCGAAACGGACAAGGCGGCCATGGAGATGGAGGCCTTTGAAAACGGCGTCGTCAAGGCCCTCAAGGTTGAGGAAGGGGAGACGGTGAAGGTGGGAACGGTCATCGCCCTGCTGGAGGGGGAGGGGGAAACCGAAGGGGAAAGTAAAAAAACCTCTGATAAGGGGGGCGATAAAGGCGGCGAGGGGGAGAGGGGGGAAAAAGAAAACGGGGAGCCGGAGGCGCACGGGAAAAAAGAGGTAAAGGACGCCGGTGCCAAGAAAGCAAAAGAGGAGGAAGAGGTAGGGCAGGAGAAAGAGGAAGAGGAGGACGAAGGGGAAGAGGAGGACGAAGGGGAAAGGGGGGAGGGAGACGAACCGGAAAAAGAGCCGTCGACCCCGACCCCTCGCCGGTCCGTCCGGGCCGCCGCCTCTCCGGCGGCACGCCAGCGGGCCCGGGAACGGGAGCTGGATATCGAAAAGATCCGCGGGACCGGACCCGGCGGCCGCATCGTCCTCTCCGACGTCGAAGGGGTGTCGCGGCGGACACCCGAAGGGGAGGCCGTGCAGACTCCGGCGGCCCGGGAGAAGGGGGGGAAGAAATCGGTGAAGATCCGGCGGATTGTCGCCCGAAAAATGGTGGAGAGCTGGCAGAGCATCCCGCATTTTTTCGTCACCGTCGCCGTCGATATGACCGACGTCATCCGCTTCCGCAAGGATCTGCGCTTCAGCATCAACGACTTTGTCGTTGCCGCCGCCGCTCGCGCTCTCGGGGAGCATCCCTGGGTCAACAGCCACTGGGTCGACGGCGAGGCAGTGGAGCAGCCGGGCATTCACATCGCCCTGGCGGTGGCCACCGACCGCGGGCTCTACAACCCCGTCCTCAGAGACTGCGGAACCCTCTCCCTCAAGGAGATCAGCGGCCGAACCCGGGAACTCGTCGACCGGGCGCATCGGGGTGAACTCAGGGGAGAAGACATGGCCGACGGCACCTTCACCATCTCCAACATGGGGATGCTCGGCGTCGAATCCTTCAGCGCCATCATTACCCCGCCGCAGGCGGCGGTCCTCGCTGTAGGGACCGTCAAGGGAGAAATCATCCTCGACGAGCATGAGGAACCGTCCATCGCTCCGATGCTCCGTCTGACCCTCTCCGCCGATCACCGCATTCTCGACGGCGCCGACGCGGCGGAATTTCTCACCGCCGTAAAGAGCTATCTGGAGGCTCCCATCACCCTGGTCAGTTGCGAATACGGCAACGAAAGGAGCTGA
- a CDS encoding 3-hydroxyacyl-CoA dehydrogenase NAD-binding domain-containing protein: protein MSPYVDYTIEEGIAHIVLDAPGEKVNILSGDFLKDLDRTADELSQNAVISGAVILSAKEGGFIAGADIEAIEEVDDPDLGADLAREGQRVLGRFGTLPFPVVAALHGHCMGGGTEFVLACHYRIAAEDAAIALPEIKLGIFPGFGGTQRLPRLISLAKALDIILTGRTVRSREALKIGLVDRVVAGKDLRGAALALLREVVADSRPILEQRRKSCGGWRTWLLEKNPLGRAILFALVRRTTARKTGGHYPAPFKALDVLRKGLSLPLEQGLELEAQGLGEMIVTPVCKNLLRVFRLSQRPKKESRPEGTPRKLRQAAVLGAGIMGGGIAHLLAENDIPVRLKDLRPEAVEAGLGHARTLFGKRAQKTGGGEAEVVKKMALLTGATDYSGFDQVDLVIEAVVERMVVKQGVLREVEEVLRDDALFATNTSALSVSELQGAGQRPQNVAGLHFFNPVDRMPLVEIIRGKKSAAETTATLFDLAVRLGKTPILVDDRPGFLVNRLLGAYLNEACLLAEEGVKWQSIDSAARRFGLPMGPFRLMDEVGIDIAAEVGKTLSKAFPYLPESLLLEKARLRGLKGRKGRRGFYLHPRKGKTRPNPKAAPLLDLREERTASAKDWRRLMLLMVNEAGRCLEEGVVASPEDVDTGMIFGTGFPPFLGGLCRWADAEGVPAMVTELEALSGLLGARFSPCNYLKGRELLLPAKP, encoded by the coding sequence ATGAGCCCATATGTCGATTACACCATTGAAGAGGGGATCGCCCATATCGTCCTCGATGCGCCGGGGGAGAAGGTGAACATCCTCAGCGGCGATTTTCTCAAGGATCTGGATCGCACCGCCGATGAACTCTCGCAGAATGCAGTGATTTCCGGAGCCGTGATCTTAAGCGCCAAGGAGGGGGGATTCATTGCCGGGGCGGATATCGAGGCCATCGAAGAGGTGGACGACCCCGATCTGGGGGCCGACCTGGCCCGGGAGGGGCAGCGGGTCCTGGGGCGTTTCGGCACCCTCCCCTTTCCGGTGGTCGCCGCCCTGCACGGGCACTGCATGGGGGGCGGAACCGAGTTCGTCCTCGCCTGCCACTACCGGATCGCCGCCGAGGATGCCGCCATCGCCCTCCCGGAGATCAAGCTCGGAATCTTTCCCGGTTTCGGCGGCACCCAGCGCCTGCCGCGGCTCATATCCCTGGCCAAGGCTCTCGACATCATTCTCACCGGCCGCACCGTGCGCAGCCGCGAAGCCCTGAAAATCGGCCTCGTCGACCGTGTCGTGGCCGGAAAGGATCTGCGGGGCGCGGCTCTCGCCCTGCTGCGGGAGGTTGTGGCCGACAGCCGGCCGATTCTCGAGCAGCGCCGGAAGAGTTGCGGCGGCTGGCGCACCTGGCTGCTGGAGAAAAATCCCCTCGGCCGGGCGATTCTTTTTGCCCTCGTCCGCCGCACCACCGCCCGGAAGACCGGCGGGCACTACCCGGCTCCCTTCAAGGCGCTGGACGTCCTCCGGAAGGGCCTCTCCCTCCCCCTCGAGCAGGGGCTGGAACTGGAGGCGCAGGGGCTCGGCGAAATGATCGTCACCCCGGTGTGCAAGAACCTGCTCCGCGTCTTCCGCCTCTCCCAGCGTCCGAAGAAGGAGTCCCGGCCGGAAGGGACTCCCCGCAAGCTGCGGCAGGCGGCCGTTCTCGGTGCCGGAATCATGGGGGGAGGAATCGCCCATCTGCTGGCCGAGAACGACATCCCGGTCCGCCTCAAGGACCTGCGCCCCGAGGCGGTCGAAGCCGGCCTCGGCCACGCCAGGACACTCTTCGGCAAACGTGCGCAAAAAACCGGCGGCGGCGAAGCCGAGGTCGTCAAAAAGATGGCTCTGTTGACCGGGGCCACCGACTACAGCGGCTTCGACCAGGTCGATCTGGTCATCGAGGCAGTGGTGGAACGGATGGTGGTCAAACAGGGGGTTCTGCGGGAGGTGGAAGAAGTCCTGCGCGACGATGCCCTCTTCGCCACCAACACCTCGGCCCTTTCGGTGAGCGAACTGCAAGGGGCCGGACAACGACCGCAGAATGTCGCCGGGCTGCATTTCTTCAATCCCGTCGACCGGATGCCCCTGGTGGAGATCATCCGCGGCAAAAAGAGCGCCGCGGAGACCACGGCCACCCTCTTCGATCTGGCCGTCAGGCTCGGCAAGACCCCGATCCTCGTCGACGACCGTCCCGGTTTTCTCGTCAACCGCCTCCTCGGCGCCTACCTCAACGAGGCCTGCCTCCTCGCCGAAGAGGGGGTGAAATGGCAATCCATCGACAGTGCGGCCCGTCGCTTCGGACTCCCCATGGGCCCCTTCCGTCTCATGGACGAGGTCGGCATCGATATCGCCGCCGAAGTCGGCAAGACGTTGAGCAAGGCCTTCCCCTATCTTCCCGAGAGCCTCCTTCTGGAAAAGGCCCGGCTGCGCGGTCTCAAGGGACGGAAAGGGAGGCGGGGGTTCTATCTGCACCCCAGGAAGGGAAAGACCCGCCCCAACCCGAAGGCGGCCCCCCTTCTCGATCTCAGGGAGGAGCGCACGGCCTCGGCCAAGGACTGGCGCCGCCTGATGCTGCTGATGGTCAACGAGGCCGGGCGCTGCCTCGAAGAGGGGGTCGTCGCCTCCCCCGAGGATGTCGATACCGGAATGATTTTCGGCACCGGGTTCCCCCCCTTTCTCGGCGGACTCTGCCGCTGGGCCGATGCGGAGGGGGTGCCGGCGATGGTAACGGAACTGGAGGCTTTGTCCGGCCTCCTTGGCGCCCGTTTCAGCCCCTGCAACTATCTCAAAGGGCGTGAGCTTCTGCTGCCCGCCAAACCATGA
- a CDS encoding phage holin family protein: MKGLLLRWLILTLAIMAAAYVFDGIEVSGFFSAFFAAAILGILNAFFRPILFLLTLPINILTLGLFTFVLNALMLMMASGVISGFQVRGFWTAVVGSLVISVVSWLLSSFINDQGHVEYVELRKGRGDRWE, from the coding sequence ATGAAGGGACTTCTCCTTCGCTGGCTGATTCTGACCCTGGCCATCATGGCCGCCGCCTATGTCTTCGACGGGATCGAGGTCAGCGGTTTTTTCTCGGCCTTTTTCGCCGCGGCCATCCTCGGCATTCTCAACGCCTTTTTCCGCCCCATCCTTTTTCTCCTCACCCTCCCCATCAATATCCTCACTCTCGGCCTCTTTACCTTCGTCCTCAACGCCCTGATGCTGATGATGGCCTCGGGGGTCATCAGCGGTTTCCAGGTGCGCGGCTTCTGGACGGCGGTGGTCGGTTCGCTGGTCATCAGCGTGGTGAGCTGGCTCCTCAGCTCCTTCATCAACGACCAGGGGCACGTGGAATACGTGGAGCTGCGCAAAGGGCGGGGCGACCGCTGGGAATGA
- the pdhA gene encoding pyruvate dehydrogenase (acetyl-transferring) E1 component subunit alpha gives MDGKSDPLMLGTPELLSMYRDMVRIREFEEACPQLYSQGKIGGFLHLYSGQEAVGVGVAHAIHPDDYLISAYREHGLAIAKKVPVQAVMAELFGKATGVSRGKGGSMHMFDAERRFMGGYGIVGGHLPLAVGLGYSILYRGGDEVVVCLFGDGATNQGVFHEAMNMAALYRVPVVFICENNMYGIGTSVARASAVEELYKKSCAYETPGLRVDGMDVLAVYQAVHQAVQKARNGEGPTYIEARTYRYRGHSISDPGTYRSEQEKKIWKDRDPIPALAAYLLREEHTSQKELTAIDEEERKIIQEAIAFAEESPDPDPEELWTDVYAP, from the coding sequence ATGGACGGGAAATCGGATCCTTTGATGCTTGGAACACCGGAGCTCCTCTCCATGTATCGCGACATGGTGCGGATCCGGGAGTTTGAAGAGGCCTGCCCGCAACTCTACAGCCAGGGGAAGATCGGCGGTTTTCTCCACCTCTACAGCGGCCAGGAAGCGGTCGGCGTGGGGGTGGCGCACGCCATCCACCCCGACGACTATCTGATCAGCGCCTACCGTGAGCATGGTCTGGCCATCGCCAAAAAGGTTCCGGTCCAGGCGGTGATGGCCGAGCTCTTCGGCAAGGCGACCGGGGTCAGCAGGGGGAAGGGGGGGTCGATGCACATGTTCGACGCCGAACGGCGTTTCATGGGCGGGTACGGAATCGTCGGCGGGCATCTTCCCCTCGCCGTCGGCCTCGGATACTCCATTCTCTATCGGGGGGGGGACGAGGTGGTCGTCTGCCTCTTCGGCGACGGCGCGACCAATCAGGGGGTCTTTCACGAGGCGATGAACATGGCGGCCCTCTACCGGGTTCCGGTGGTCTTTATCTGCGAAAACAACATGTACGGCATCGGCACCAGCGTGGCCAGGGCCAGCGCCGTCGAAGAACTCTACAAGAAGAGCTGCGCCTATGAGACCCCAGGACTCCGGGTCGACGGCATGGACGTGCTCGCCGTCTACCAGGCGGTCCACCAGGCGGTGCAGAAGGCGCGCAACGGCGAGGGGCCGACCTACATCGAGGCGCGCACCTACCGTTACCGCGGCCACTCCATCTCCGATCCGGGAACCTACCGCAGCGAACAGGAGAAGAAGATCTGGAAGGATCGCGACCCGATTCCCGCCCTGGCCGCCTACCTTCTCCGTGAAGAACACACGAGTCAAAAAGAGCTCACAGCCATCGACGAGGAGGAGAGGAAAATCATCCAGGAAGCGATCGCTTTTGCCGAGGAGAGTCCCGATCCCGATCCCGAGGAGCTGTGGACGGATGTTTACGCGCCATAA
- a CDS encoding Lon protease family protein, with protein MEKYRLSPDELFWRCDPNQFEFATTAELSSLEGAIGQDRALTAIEFGLGIEDDGFNIFILGEPGTGRSSTIKKILRKRAADRPVPADWCYVLDFEDETRPGLIELPAGKGKEFARDVETLVGRLAEDLPKVFESKTYEEQKNRIETEYQEKNKALFQKLEQQVSDEGFILQRTPNGLVLVPKKNEQPLSQQDYEALSDEERAALDRKGEAMQELLNEVLRQIRDLEGEMRREVARMEKDVLLSAVGQLFAELEEKYQAFDRILAHFESCKKDLLSRLEEFRPSQGPQITLPGLKMGGQEPSFDRYRINSFVDNSALKGAPVIYEPNPTYFNIFGRIEHVIQMGNAITNFTMIKPGALHRANGGYLILDCREVLINVFTYEALKRCIRNKEIRIEDMAEQFRLIATVSLKPRPVPLNCKIILIGPPLLYYLLYQLDTDFRKFFKVKADFDRMMKNTWENVQQYAQFIATHCREEKLLPFDPTGVSRVVEYAARLIEDKNRLSSRFLDLCDLIRESAYYAGLQGRERVDTSHVELALEAKIYRSNKTEERIQELIDDGTILVDTEGSVVGQINGLSVYMLGDYAFGKPSRLTVRTYLGKGGVINIEREAKLSGPIHDKGVMILSGFFGERFAQDKPLALAASICFEQSYAGVEGDSASSAELYALLSSLARLPLKQGIAVTGSVNQHGQIQPIGGVNEKIEGFFTVCKAKGMTGEQGVIIPAQNVKNLMLKPEVVEAVRNGQFHVWAVATIDQGIEILTGTPAGEAQEDGSWPEETVNGRVDRRLLSMAEVLRKFGRGGEKSGEKGD; from the coding sequence GTGGAGAAATATCGACTCTCTCCCGACGAGCTGTTCTGGCGCTGCGACCCCAACCAGTTCGAGTTCGCCACCACCGCGGAGCTCTCGAGCCTCGAAGGGGCCATCGGCCAGGATCGCGCCCTGACCGCCATCGAATTCGGCCTGGGAATTGAGGATGACGGATTCAATATCTTTATTCTCGGCGAGCCGGGGACCGGGCGCTCCTCGACCATCAAGAAGATCCTCAGAAAGCGGGCCGCCGACCGGCCGGTCCCCGCCGACTGGTGCTACGTCCTCGACTTCGAAGATGAGACCCGCCCCGGCCTCATCGAGCTCCCGGCGGGAAAAGGGAAGGAGTTTGCCCGGGACGTGGAAACCCTGGTGGGTCGCCTGGCCGAAGATCTTCCCAAGGTCTTCGAGAGCAAGACCTATGAGGAACAAAAAAACCGCATCGAGACCGAGTACCAGGAGAAAAACAAGGCCCTCTTTCAGAAGCTCGAACAGCAGGTCAGCGACGAGGGGTTCATCCTCCAGCGCACCCCGAATGGCCTCGTCCTGGTCCCGAAAAAAAACGAACAACCCCTTTCCCAGCAGGACTATGAGGCCCTCAGCGACGAGGAACGCGCCGCCCTCGACAGGAAGGGGGAGGCGATGCAGGAGCTCCTCAACGAGGTCCTGCGCCAGATCCGGGACCTCGAAGGGGAGATGCGCCGGGAGGTGGCCAGGATGGAGAAGGACGTCCTCCTCTCCGCCGTCGGTCAGCTCTTTGCGGAGCTCGAAGAAAAATACCAGGCTTTCGACAGGATACTGGCCCACTTTGAAAGCTGCAAGAAGGACCTCCTCTCGCGCCTCGAGGAATTCCGCCCTTCCCAGGGGCCGCAGATCACCCTGCCGGGGCTCAAGATGGGGGGGCAGGAGCCGTCCTTCGACCGTTACCGCATCAATTCCTTCGTCGACAACAGCGCCCTCAAGGGGGCGCCGGTGATCTACGAGCCGAATCCGACCTACTTCAACATCTTCGGCCGGATCGAGCACGTCATCCAGATGGGGAACGCCATCACCAACTTCACCATGATCAAGCCCGGCGCCCTGCACCGGGCCAACGGCGGCTATCTGATCCTCGACTGCCGCGAGGTGCTGATCAACGTCTTCACCTACGAGGCCCTCAAGCGCTGCATCCGCAACAAGGAGATCCGCATCGAGGACATGGCCGAGCAGTTCCGGCTCATCGCCACCGTCTCCCTCAAGCCCCGTCCCGTCCCCCTGAACTGCAAGATCATTCTCATCGGGCCGCCGCTCCTCTACTATCTCCTTTACCAGCTCGACACCGATTTCCGCAAGTTCTTCAAGGTCAAGGCCGACTTCGACCGGATGATGAAGAACACCTGGGAGAACGTGCAGCAGTACGCCCAGTTCATCGCCACCCACTGCCGGGAGGAAAAACTCCTCCCCTTCGATCCCACGGGGGTCTCCCGGGTGGTGGAATACGCGGCCCGGCTCATCGAGGACAAAAACCGTCTCTCCTCGCGCTTCCTCGACCTCTGCGACCTGATCCGCGAGTCCGCCTACTATGCCGGGCTTCAGGGGCGGGAGCGGGTCGACACCTCCCATGTCGAGCTGGCCCTTGAAGCGAAGATCTATCGCTCCAACAAGACCGAAGAACGGATCCAGGAATTGATCGACGACGGCACCATCCTCGTCGACACCGAGGGGTCGGTCGTCGGCCAGATCAACGGCCTCTCCGTCTACATGCTCGGGGACTACGCCTTCGGCAAACCTTCGCGGCTTACGGTGCGCACCTACCTCGGCAAAGGGGGTGTCATCAACATCGAGCGGGAGGCCAAGCTCTCCGGGCCGATCCACGATAAGGGGGTCATGATCCTCTCCGGCTTCTTCGGCGAGCGCTTCGCCCAGGACAAGCCCCTGGCCCTGGCCGCCTCCATCTGCTTCGAGCAGTCCTATGCCGGGGTCGAAGGGGACAGCGCCTCCTCCGCCGAGCTCTACGCCCTCCTCTCATCCCTGGCGCGCCTCCCCCTGAAACAGGGGATCGCCGTCACCGGCTCGGTCAATCAGCATGGCCAGATTCAACCCATCGGCGGGGTCAATGAAAAGATCGAGGGGTTTTTCACCGTCTGCAAGGCCAAGGGAATGACCGGCGAGCAGGGGGTCATCATCCCCGCCCAGAACGTGAAAAACCTGATGCTCAAGCCGGAGGTGGTCGAGGCAGTGCGCAACGGTCAGTTCCATGTCTGGGCCGTTGCCACAATTGACCAGGGGATCGAAATCCTCACCGGGACTCCGGCCGGGGAGGCGCAGGAGGACGGGTCCTGGCCGGAGGAAACGGTCAACGGCCGTGTCGACCGGCGTCTGCTGTCCATGGCCGAGGTGCTGCGCAAGTTCGGTCGCGGGGGGGAGAAGAGCGGGGAAAAGGGCGACTGA
- a CDS encoding CHASE2 domain-containing serine/threonine-protein kinase, with the protein MKKLLTSTGFLCFCLTLAVLAGALLQAAPLQILDGRIYDQAVKLRRRPSAAGPVALVAIDAASLQELGSWPWPRTEIASMVERLATGGAAAIGLYPLYSSAENNPGLAEIRRLRQDLSAAPAAGGSAGEFAAALAESAGRLDGDARLAAAADRAGNLVLPLRFSLGLPPAGSSSELPPPLKKNSLLPWNPHRDWLSTLSQFRNPLEEGRGEELVAREVSRPVVALTKSARALGHINLLADPDGRLRRVPLGIDYAGRWFPSMALQLAALLRQVPPGDLALGGTDGGFAGVTLGRFLLPTDRHFRQLLDEDDAEAVQVHSFAAVASGAVPVETFRGLPVLIGVTAPGETPLYRLPSGKEAAGVEVAARSLAGLLSPSHLARPWWAFALETLVLLYFGLFLTLVVPRLSLRGGLLILGIFLLTWYGVVGALLVSRGLWFQVGPATLLALLGLALIASLRRRRGTTAGYEDLKLLGLSYQGQGLLDMAHDKFLQCPVADPSIRELLYSLALDFERKRMFNKAVAVYAHILKEGRFKDVKKRVAGLKAMDQTMVFGHKGGKDATLVLHDAASRPTMGRYEILRELGQGAMGTVYLGRDPKINREVAIKTLRYADVEPEQLKGVKARFFREAEAAGRLNHPNIVTIYDAGEEHDMAYLAMEFLDGVDLSRHCTRGHLLPYRQVLKIAAAVADALDYAHRHDLVHRDIKPANIMLLAGGEVKVTDFGIARVMSSSQTQTGVVLGTPSYMSPEQVAGKKVDGRSDLFSLGAVLYEMLSGEKPFKGENLAVLMYNIANGSCPPLSEVAPSLPPCCALIVDRLLAKGITRRYRSAAQVAESLRACLAGEKR; encoded by the coding sequence TTGAAAAAACTTCTGACATCCACCGGATTTCTCTGCTTTTGCCTGACGCTGGCCGTTCTGGCCGGGGCGCTGCTGCAGGCAGCTCCCCTGCAAATTCTCGACGGACGAATCTACGATCAGGCGGTCAAATTGCGGAGGCGCCCGAGCGCCGCCGGTCCGGTGGCGCTGGTGGCCATTGACGCCGCCAGTCTCCAGGAGCTGGGGAGCTGGCCCTGGCCGCGGACCGAAATCGCCTCCATGGTGGAGCGCCTGGCAACGGGTGGCGCCGCCGCCATCGGCCTCTATCCCCTCTATTCTTCTGCGGAAAACAACCCGGGACTCGCCGAGATCCGTCGTCTGCGCCAGGACTTATCTGCGGCCCCGGCGGCGGGAGGCTCCGCCGGCGAGTTCGCTGCCGCCCTGGCCGAGAGTGCCGGACGCCTGGACGGCGACGCCCGGCTGGCTGCGGCAGCCGACCGCGCCGGCAATCTGGTTCTCCCCCTTCGTTTCTCCCTCGGACTTCCCCCTGCGGGGAGCTCATCGGAACTTCCTCCTCCCCTCAAGAAAAACTCCCTCCTTCCCTGGAACCCCCACCGCGACTGGCTCTCGACCCTGAGCCAGTTCCGCAACCCCCTGGAGGAGGGGCGGGGGGAGGAGCTGGTCGCCCGGGAGGTCTCCCGGCCGGTGGTGGCACTGACAAAAAGTGCTCGCGCCCTCGGTCATATCAATCTGCTGGCCGACCCCGACGGCCGCCTGCGCCGGGTCCCCCTGGGGATCGATTACGCCGGGCGCTGGTTCCCCTCCATGGCCCTGCAGCTGGCCGCCCTCCTGCGCCAGGTCCCCCCGGGGGATCTGGCGCTCGGCGGAACGGACGGCGGTTTTGCCGGGGTGACTCTCGGCAGATTTCTCCTGCCCACCGACCGTCATTTCCGCCAACTCCTCGATGAGGACGATGCCGAGGCGGTGCAGGTCCACTCCTTTGCCGCCGTCGCCTCCGGCGCGGTCCCTGTCGAGACCTTCCGGGGACTCCCGGTCCTGATCGGGGTGACCGCTCCCGGCGAAACCCCCCTCTATCGCCTCCCCTCCGGGAAGGAGGCGGCCGGGGTGGAAGTCGCCGCCCGTTCCCTGGCCGGCCTCCTCTCCCCCAGCCATCTGGCACGCCCCTGGTGGGCCTTTGCCCTCGAAACCCTCGTTCTCCTCTACTTCGGACTCTTTCTCACCCTGGTCGTTCCACGCCTTTCCCTGCGCGGCGGCCTGCTGATTCTCGGGATATTCCTCCTCACCTGGTACGGCGTTGTCGGAGCCCTTCTGGTCTCGCGGGGACTCTGGTTCCAGGTCGGACCGGCGACTCTCCTGGCCCTTCTCGGCCTGGCTCTGATCGCTTCTCTCCGCCGCCGTCGGGGGACAACGGCGGGGTACGAGGATCTCAAGCTCCTCGGGCTCTCCTATCAGGGGCAGGGGCTTCTCGACATGGCCCATGACAAATTCCTGCAATGCCCCGTGGCCGACCCGTCGATCCGGGAGCTTCTCTACAGCCTGGCCCTCGATTTCGAGCGCAAGCGGATGTTCAACAAGGCGGTGGCCGTCTACGCCCATATCCTGAAAGAGGGCCGGTTCAAGGACGTGAAGAAGAGGGTGGCCGGGCTCAAAGCCATGGATCAGACGATGGTCTTCGGCCACAAGGGGGGAAAAGACGCCACCCTGGTCCTCCACGACGCCGCCAGCCGGCCGACCATGGGGCGCTACGAAATCCTCCGCGAACTGGGGCAGGGGGCGATGGGGACCGTCTATCTCGGCCGCGATCCGAAAATCAACCGAGAGGTGGCGATCAAGACGCTGCGCTATGCCGACGTCGAACCGGAGCAGCTCAAGGGGGTCAAGGCCCGTTTTTTCCGCGAGGCCGAAGCCGCAGGGCGCCTCAATCATCCCAATATCGTCACCATCTACGATGCCGGCGAGGAGCACGACATGGCCTACCTGGCCATGGAATTCCTCGACGGGGTCGACCTTTCCCGCCACTGCACCCGGGGTCACCTCCTCCCCTACCGGCAGGTGCTGAAGATCGCCGCGGCGGTGGCCGACGCCCTCGATTACGCCCATCGCCACGATCTGGTCCATCGGGACATCAAGCCCGCCAACATCATGCTCCTTGCCGGCGGGGAGGTGAAGGTGACCGATTTCGGCATCGCCCGGGTGATGAGCTCCTCCCAGACCCAGACCGGCGTCGTGCTCGGCACCCCGAGCTACATGTCCCCCGAGCAGGTGGCGGGGAAGAAGGTCGACGGCCGCTCCGATCTCTTCTCCCTCGGGGCGGTGCTCTACGAGATGCTCAGCGGCGAAAAGCCCTTCAAGGGAGAGAATCTGGCGGTCCTGATGTACAACATCGCCAACGGCTCCTGCCCCCCCCTCTCCGAGGTGGCTCCTTCTCTCCCCCCTTGTTGCGCCCTGATTGTCGACAGGCTCCTGGCCAAGGGAATCACCCGACGTTACCGCA